In Lepus europaeus isolate LE1 chromosome 23, mLepTim1.pri, whole genome shotgun sequence, a single genomic region encodes these proteins:
- the LOC133752045 gene encoding uncharacterized protein LOC133752045 — translation MAFSKEEEERLQRSFLKQSHLTEPNTESTDSEESTSEEAMDTTPPYTPPWEEEPMDTTPPYEPLEVMDATPPYEPPEAKDTMPPYEPPEPMNTTPSYEPPEPMDITPPYEPPEEEAMDTTPPYTPPWEEEPMDTTPPYEPLEVMDATPPYEPPEAKDTMPPYEPPEPMNTTPSYEPPEPMDITPPYEPPEEEAMDTTPPYTPPWEEEPMDTTPPYEPLEVMDATPPYEPPEAKDTMPPYEPPEPMNTTPSYEPPEPMDITPPYEPPEVIDTTPPCEPPEPMDTTPP, via the exons ATGGCATTCTCCAAGGAAGAGGAGGAACGTCTCCAGCGATCTTTTCTCAAACAATCTCACCTCACAG AACCGAACACAGAAAGCACAGACTCAGAGG AGTCAACATCG GAAGAAGCCATGGATACCACTCCTCCGTACACTCCACCTTGGGAGGAGGAGCCCATGGACACCACGCCACCCTATGAGCCACTGGAAGTGATGGATGCCACGCCACCCTATGAGCCACCGGAAGCGAAGGACACCATGCCACCATATGAACCACCAGAACCGATGAACACCACGCCATCCTATGAGCCACCGGAACCGATGGACATCACGCCCCCATATGAGCCTCCAGAA GAAGAAGCCATGGATACCACTCCTCCGTACACTCCACCTTGGGAGGAGGAGCCCATGGACACCACGCCACCCTATGAGCCACTGGAAGTGATGGATGCCACGCCACCCTATGAGCCACCGGAAGCGAAGGACACCATGCCACCATATGAACCACCAGAACCGATGAACACCACGCCATCCTATGAGCCACCGGAACCGATGGACATCACGCCCCCATATGAGCCTCCAGAA GAAGAAGCCATGGATACCACTCCTCCGTACACTCCACCTTGGGAGGAGGAGCCCATGGACACCACGCCACCCTATGAGCCACTGGAAGTGATGGATGCCACGCCACCCTATGAGCCACCGGAAGCGAAGGACACCATGCCACCATATGAACCACCAGAACCGATGAACACCACGCCATCCTATGAGCCACCGGAACCGATGGACATCACGCCCCCATATGAGCCTCCAGAAGTAATTGACACCACGCCCCCATGTGAGCCACCAGAACCAATGGACACCACACCCCCATAA